A genomic region of Methanothermobacter thermautotrophicus str. Delta H contains the following coding sequences:
- the rpsE gene encoding 30S ribosomal protein S5: MNFNMEEWEPRTQLGRLVKEGVITSIDEIFEEGHPIMELEIIDALLPDLEEEVIDVNLVQRMHKSGRKVNFRVIVAVGNKDGYVGLGQGKAREVGPAIRKAVDDAKFNIIKVRRGCGDWGCVCGREHTVPFKVSGKSGSVRVTLIPAPGGVGLAIGDVGKTIMRLAGIDDVWSHTRGQTQTTVNFARATFDALKQLSKVKASEKDLKNLGVCST, encoded by the coding sequence ATGAACTTCAACATGGAGGAATGGGAGCCAAGGACCCAGCTGGGACGCCTTGTAAAGGAGGGTGTCATAACAAGCATCGATGAGATCTTTGAAGAGGGACACCCCATAATGGAACTTGAGATAATCGATGCACTGCTTCCTGACCTTGAGGAGGAAGTTATCGACGTCAACCTTGTCCAGAGGATGCACAAGTCAGGGAGAAAGGTTAACTTCAGGGTCATTGTTGCAGTTGGTAACAAGGACGGTTACGTCGGACTCGGGCAGGGTAAGGCAAGGGAGGTCGGTCCCGCCATCAGGAAGGCAGTTGACGATGCAAAGTTCAACATAATAAAGGTCAGAAGAGGATGCGGTGACTGGGGATGTGTCTGTGGAAGGGAACACACCGTACCCTTCAAGGTCTCCGGTAAGAGCGGCAGTGTCCGCGTGACCCTCATACCCGCACCTGGTGGTGTTGGACTCGCAATAGGTGACGTGGGCAAGACCATAATGAGACTTGCAGGTATAGACGATGTATGGTCACATACACGTGGACAGACACAGACCACAGTTAACTTCGCCAGGGCAACCTTCGACGCCCTCAAACAGCTGAGCAAAGTAAAGGCAAGCGAGAAGGACCTTAAGAACCTCGGTGTTTGCAGTACCTGA
- the rpmD gene encoding 50S ribosomal protein L30: protein MFAVVRVRGSAGVRRDIADTMEMLRLNRINHAVLVEDTPSYLGMLQKAKDYITWGEVDQETLTAMIRKRGRLIGGDRITDEYINEKTAYGSVDEFAAAVFSGEVKLEEAGIKPVFRLHPPRKGYEGIKKAFNEGGSLGYRGEKINDLLKRMI from the coding sequence ATGTTCGCAGTAGTAAGGGTAAGGGGATCAGCAGGTGTTCGAAGGGACATAGCTGACACCATGGAAATGTTAAGGCTCAACAGGATAAACCACGCCGTCCTGGTTGAGGACACACCCAGCTACCTTGGCATGCTCCAGAAGGCCAAGGACTACATAACCTGGGGTGAAGTCGACCAGGAAACCCTGACAGCCATGATAAGGAAGAGGGGAAGACTCATCGGGGGAGACAGGATAACCGATGAGTACATAAATGAGAAAACCGCTTACGGTTCCGTCGATGAGTTTGCTGCAGCCGTCTTCAGCGGCGAGGTTAAACTTGAGGAAGCAGGAATAAAACCTGTATTCAGACTGCACCCCCCAAGAAAGGGATACGAAGGCATAAAAAAGGCCTTCAATGAGGGCGGAAGCCTTGGATATCGCGGCGAAAAGATAAATGACCTTTTGAAAAGGATGATCTAG
- a CDS encoding uL15m family ribosomal protein, which produces MIRKRRKITRMRGSRTVGGGCSKKRRGAGHRGGRGQAGGHKHHWTWIVKYDPKHFGKYGFKRPQKLIKRLETVNLAYLDEMIPELLERGVASEEDGMVVLDVRDLGFEKVLGSGRITRPVHLKAYEFSRSATEKIEEAGGKAEVIE; this is translated from the coding sequence ATGATCAGAAAAAGACGAAAGATCACAAGGATGAGGGGCTCACGCACCGTCGGTGGAGGATGCTCCAAGAAGAGGAGGGGAGCAGGTCACCGCGGTGGTAGAGGACAGGCCGGTGGGCACAAACACCACTGGACATGGATAGTCAAGTACGACCCAAAACACTTCGGGAAATACGGCTTCAAGAGGCCCCAGAAACTCATAAAGAGGCTGGAAACAGTTAACCTGGCCTACCTGGATGAAATGATACCAGAACTCCTTGAGAGGGGAGTTGCATCCGAGGAGGACGGAATGGTGGTGCTGGATGTCCGCGACCTTGGATTTGAAAAGGTCCTCGGAAGCGGAAGGATCACAAGGCCCGTCCATCTCAAGGCATACGAGTTCTCCAGGAGCGCCACCGAGAAGATCGAAGAGGCCGGAGGAAAGGCTGAAGTCATAGAGTGA
- the secY gene encoding preprotein translocase subunit SecY: MEQLKEKFEPLFSVLPQVKSPGYRVPFREKLKWTGIILVLYFFLAQIPLYGLSANAVDQFAQFRAVLAGNFGSILTLGIGPIVSASIILQLLVGGKILKLDLSRHEDKAFFQGLQKLLAIVFTFFEALIFVLTGSLAPSAPQFVWVLILQLTIGGILIIFLDEVVSKWGFGSGVGLFIAAGVSQEIIVGAFNPLSAPTQPGVPAGRITGFLYLLFTGQSPDFQYYVLPVLALIAVFLVVVYAESMRVEIPISMGGGKRLSRGAVGKYPLRFIYASNMPVILTSALLLNVQLLANVFQKLGYPILGTVSNGQAVDGLAYLLTAPRSIDALILDPFRVVFYAVVFIGLCVLFAWLWVEISNIGPRHVARQLYQMGMQIPGFRSSRGQFEKILKRYIPTITILGGAFVGLLAFVADLTGSLGGGTGVLLTVGIVYRLYEEIAQEQLMDMHPILRSFLGD; the protein is encoded by the coding sequence GTGGAGCAGTTGAAGGAAAAATTTGAACCCCTATTCTCAGTCCTGCCCCAGGTAAAGTCACCTGGTTACAGGGTTCCCTTCAGGGAGAAACTCAAATGGACGGGCATAATCCTTGTCCTTTATTTCTTCCTGGCCCAGATACCCCTTTATGGTTTGAGTGCAAATGCAGTGGACCAGTTTGCCCAGTTCAGGGCTGTGCTCGCAGGAAACTTTGGTTCAATACTCACCCTGGGTATAGGTCCAATAGTATCAGCATCAATCATACTCCAGCTCCTGGTAGGGGGTAAGATCCTTAAACTTGACCTTTCGAGGCATGAGGATAAGGCGTTTTTCCAGGGACTGCAGAAGCTCCTTGCCATTGTATTCACATTCTTCGAGGCCCTGATATTCGTACTCACAGGGTCACTGGCACCATCAGCTCCACAGTTTGTCTGGGTCCTCATACTCCAGCTCACCATCGGAGGGATACTGATAATATTCCTTGATGAGGTGGTTTCCAAGTGGGGATTCGGTAGCGGTGTCGGACTATTCATCGCAGCGGGAGTATCCCAGGAGATAATCGTGGGTGCATTCAACCCGCTCTCAGCACCCACCCAGCCAGGGGTGCCTGCAGGTAGAATAACAGGTTTCCTCTACCTCCTATTCACAGGGCAGTCACCGGACTTCCAGTACTATGTGCTCCCTGTACTGGCCCTCATAGCTGTGTTCCTTGTGGTTGTATACGCGGAGAGTATGCGTGTTGAGATACCCATATCCATGGGTGGGGGTAAGAGGCTCTCAAGGGGTGCTGTTGGAAAGTATCCCCTCAGGTTCATATACGCAAGTAACATGCCGGTTATACTCACAAGCGCCCTCCTCCTCAACGTCCAGCTCCTTGCCAATGTCTTCCAGAAACTGGGATACCCCATACTGGGTACCGTCAGCAATGGACAGGCAGTTGATGGGCTGGCATATCTCCTGACAGCCCCCAGGTCCATCGACGCCCTCATACTCGACCCCTTCAGGGTCGTCTTCTATGCGGTTGTATTCATCGGACTCTGTGTCCTCTTTGCCTGGCTCTGGGTTGAGATAAGTAACATCGGCCCGAGGCATGTTGCGAGGCAGCTGTACCAGATGGGTATGCAGATACCTGGCTTCAGGAGCAGCAGGGGCCAGTTTGAGAAGATACTTAAACGCTACATACCCACCATAACCATACTTGGTGGAGCATTTGTGGGGCTCCTTGCATTCGTGGCTGACCTCACAGGTTCACTCGGTGGAGGAACAGGTGTACTTCTCACCGTGGGTATAGTTTACAGACTCTATGAGGAGATAGCCCAGGAACAGCTCATGGACATGCACCCGATACTTCGAAGCTTCCTGGGTGATTAG
- a CDS encoding adenylate kinase, which translates to MKVVVVAGIPGSGSTTVLENTLKELDYLNVNYGDVMLEIAVEKGLVENRDQMRTLPPEVQKDIQRAAAKSIRERSLENNIIVDTHCTIKTPAGFLPGLPVWVLEELEPDMFVLVEADAEEIFTRRISDKTRDRDVESLQEIDLHQQMNRAAAMAYATLTGATVKIVKNHNNQLESAVSEMKSVLE; encoded by the coding sequence ATGAAGGTTGTTGTAGTTGCGGGAATACCTGGTTCAGGAAGCACAACGGTCCTTGAGAACACCCTTAAGGAGCTTGACTATCTCAATGTGAACTACGGGGACGTCATGCTTGAAATAGCGGTTGAGAAGGGCCTCGTTGAAAACAGGGATCAGATGAGGACACTCCCACCTGAGGTTCAGAAGGATATACAGAGGGCTGCTGCGAAAAGTATAAGAGAAAGGTCACTGGAGAATAATATAATCGTCGACACACACTGCACCATAAAGACGCCCGCTGGTTTTCTGCCAGGTCTTCCAGTATGGGTACTTGAGGAACTGGAACCTGACATGTTTGTGCTTGTTGAAGCCGATGCAGAGGAGATCTTCACAAGGAGAATAAGTGACAAAACAAGGGACAGGGATGTGGAGTCCCTGCAGGAGATTGACCTGCATCAGCAGATGAACAGGGCCGCTGCGATGGCCTATGCAACACTCACAGGCGCAACGGTTAAAATAGTTAAGAACCATAACAACCAGCTTGAGTCTGCAGTCAGTGAGATGAAAAGCGTTCTGGAGTAA
- a CDS encoding EMC3/TMCO1 family protein — translation MVLEIVYGALNAVFGPFIAMDPNPQNPILTVFLISAIVAFVITLANKLLVDQERLEELKVEMQEFQQEMMEARKKNDMAALEEIQKKQMEFMDKQREMMTMSFKPMIVTFIPIILVFYWMGQEPHIVNTLVILPQIAYYVLLVPLWHMFYGMPPNAPSYAIGWLGWYILCSFAMSQIFRKFMGLKGGM, via the coding sequence ATGGTGCTTGAAATTGTTTACGGGGCGCTGAATGCTGTTTTCGGCCCATTCATTGCAATGGACCCGAATCCACAGAACCCCATCTTAACGGTTTTCCTGATATCGGCCATCGTGGCCTTCGTAATAACCCTGGCCAACAAGCTCCTTGTGGACCAGGAGAGGCTGGAGGAACTCAAGGTTGAGATGCAGGAATTCCAGCAGGAAATGATGGAGGCAAGGAAGAAGAATGACATGGCTGCACTGGAGGAGATCCAGAAGAAACAGATGGAGTTCATGGATAAGCAGCGCGAAATGATGACCATGTCATTCAAGCCGATGATAGTCACATTCATACCAATAATCCTTGTCTTCTACTGGATGGGACAGGAGCCACACATAGTCAATACACTGGTCATATTACCCCAGATTGCATACTACGTCCTCCTTGTCCCCCTGTGGCACATGTTCTATGGCATGCCACCAAACGCCCCATCCTATGCCATAGGATGGCTCGGATGGTACATATTATGCTCCTTTGCCATGTCCCAGATATTCAGGAAATTCATGGGACTTAAAGGTGGAATGTAA
- a CDS encoding 50S ribosomal protein L34e produces MPELRYRSRSYKRIFKKTPGGRTVTHYRRKKPSKHVCAGCGKPLHGVPRGRPYEIRKLSKSKKRPNRPYGGYYCSSCARKVFKKEARS; encoded by the coding sequence ATGCCAGAGTTAAGATACAGATCCAGATCATATAAGAGAATCTTCAAGAAAACACCTGGAGGAAGGACAGTTACCCATTACCGCAGAAAGAAACCTTCAAAGCATGTATGTGCTGGCTGCGGAAAGCCACTCCACGGTGTTCCAAGAGGAAGACCCTACGAGATAAGAAAACTCTCAAAATCCAAGAAGAGGCCCAACCGACCATACGGTGGTTACTACTGCTCAAGCTGCGCACGCAAAGTCTTTAAAAAAGAGGCAAGGTCATAA
- a CDS encoding 50S ribosomal protein L14e, whose amino-acid sequence MAAIEVGRVCVKTAGREAGENGVILDIIDKNFVEVVGVNVKNRRCNVSHLEPTENKIELKSDDIEEIKKELESLE is encoded by the coding sequence ATGGCAGCAATAGAAGTTGGAAGAGTATGTGTAAAAACCGCAGGAAGAGAAGCCGGTGAAAATGGCGTGATACTCGATATCATCGACAAAAACTTCGTTGAAGTTGTGGGTGTTAACGTTAAAAATAGAAGGTGCAACGTGAGCCACCTCGAACCCACTGAGAATAAGATAGAACTCAAGTCAGATGATATTGAGGAGATAAAGAAGGAACTTGAATCCCTGGAATAA
- a CDS encoding RNA-guided pseudouridylation complex pseudouridine synthase subunit Cbf5, translated as MANFIELKEATTNPDYGCPPAERDIEAHISMGVVNLDKPSGPTSHQVDSWVRDMLHVEKVGHGGTLDPKVTGVLPLGIDRATRVMQLLLEAPKEYVCLMRVHREVDEERIREVLGEFQGKIFQIPPLKSAVKRDLRVRTIYRVDILEVDGQDVLFRIACEAGTYVRKYCHDVGEALGAGAHMAELRRTAVGPFTEEGLVTLHDLKDAYQFWVEDGDETFLRECILPMEFAVGHLPRVVILDSAVDAICHGADLARGGIAGLDDNIAWGDTVAIMTLKGELVGVGEASMSALDIAAADGGLVIETRKVFMEPGTYPRMWR; from the coding sequence ATGGCAAACTTCATTGAACTAAAGGAGGCCACCACAAACCCTGACTACGGGTGCCCACCGGCTGAACGGGACATTGAGGCCCATATATCCATGGGTGTTGTGAACCTTGATAAACCCTCAGGTCCAACATCCCATCAGGTGGATTCATGGGTCAGGGACATGCTCCACGTGGAGAAGGTGGGACACGGCGGCACACTCGACCCGAAGGTTACTGGTGTGCTCCCCCTGGGAATAGACAGGGCCACCAGGGTCATGCAGCTCCTCCTGGAGGCTCCTAAGGAGTACGTTTGCCTCATGAGGGTCCACAGGGAGGTGGATGAGGAAAGAATAAGGGAGGTCCTGGGGGAATTTCAGGGGAAGATATTCCAGATACCCCCACTCAAATCCGCAGTTAAAAGGGATCTCCGCGTCAGAACAATCTACCGTGTGGATATACTGGAGGTGGATGGTCAGGATGTTCTCTTCAGGATAGCCTGTGAGGCGGGGACCTATGTGAGAAAGTACTGCCACGATGTTGGCGAGGCCCTTGGTGCAGGTGCCCACATGGCTGAACTCAGACGCACAGCCGTGGGACCCTTCACAGAGGAGGGCCTTGTGACACTCCATGATCTCAAGGACGCATACCAGTTCTGGGTTGAGGATGGAGATGAGACCTTCCTGAGGGAGTGCATCCTCCCCATGGAGTTTGCAGTGGGTCACCTCCCCCGTGTGGTTATCCTGGACTCGGCGGTTGATGCAATATGCCATGGCGCTGATCTTGCACGTGGCGGTATAGCCGGACTGGATGATAACATAGCCTGGGGGGACACCGTCGCCATAATGACCCTCAAGGGCGAACTGGTGGGTGTTGGCGAGGCATCCATGTCTGCACTGGATATTGCAGCGGCAGATGGTGGTCTTGTTATTGAAACCCGCAAGGTCTTCATGGAACCGGGAACCTACCCGAGGATGTGGCGCTAG
- a CDS encoding 30S ribosomal protein S13, whose amino-acid sequence MEEEFKHMVRIARKDIDGNKTMENALTSIKGVGKALSRAIIMSAGYDLNQRIGYLSDEEIERLEEAIKNPAKYNIPSWMINRRNDYETGEDKHLIESDLEMCLREDLNRMRKTRSYKGRRHELGLPVRGQRTKSTFRKGSSVGVRRKKR is encoded by the coding sequence ATGGAAGAAGAATTCAAACATATGGTTCGTATTGCCAGAAAGGACATTGATGGTAATAAGACCATGGAAAATGCCCTTACAAGTATAAAGGGCGTTGGTAAGGCTCTTTCAAGGGCAATAATCATGTCAGCAGGATACGATCTCAATCAGAGAATAGGCTACCTTTCCGATGAGGAAATAGAGAGACTTGAAGAGGCCATAAAGAACCCTGCCAAGTATAACATCCCATCATGGATGATCAACAGGCGTAACGATTACGAGACAGGCGAGGACAAGCACCTCATAGAATCTGACCTCGAAATGTGCCTCAGAGAGGACCTCAACAGGATGAGGAAAACAAGGAGCTACAAGGGAAGGAGACACGAACTTGGACTACCTGTCAGGGGACAGAGGACAAAGTCAACATTTAGGAAAGGCTCCTCAGTTGGTGTGAGAAGGAAGAAGAGATAG
- the rpsD gene encoding 30S ribosomal protein S4, whose protein sequence is MGHPRKARKKYDTPPHPWNAERIKEENRLVAKYGLKNKKEVWKAETMVRRYRRDARYLLGMASEHTGKEREQLLGHLVRTGILNEGAKLEDVLDLTVEDVLRRRLQTLVHKRGLARTVKEARQMVIHGHIALDGRKIDAPGYIVKRGEEDKIGFYPSSPMKKQIEAAQDAE, encoded by the coding sequence ATGGGACACCCACGTAAGGCAAGGAAAAAGTATGATACTCCACCTCACCCATGGAACGCTGAAAGAATAAAGGAAGAAAACAGGCTCGTGGCAAAATACGGCCTCAAGAACAAGAAGGAAGTCTGGAAAGCAGAGACAATGGTGAGGAGATACAGGAGGGACGCAAGGTACCTCCTTGGTATGGCCAGTGAACACACAGGGAAGGAGAGGGAACAGCTCCTGGGCCACCTCGTCAGGACAGGAATACTCAACGAGGGCGCCAAACTCGAGGACGTCCTGGACCTCACAGTGGAGGACGTGCTCAGGAGAAGACTCCAGACACTGGTCCACAAGAGGGGACTTGCAAGGACCGTGAAGGAGGCCAGGCAGATGGTCATCCACGGCCACATAGCCCTTGACGGAAGGAAGATCGACGCCCCGGGATACATAGTTAAAAGGGGAGAAGAGGATAAGATAGGGTTCTACCCATCATCCCCAATGAAAAAACAGATAGAAGCAGCCCAGGACGCTGAATAA
- a CDS encoding 30S ribosomal protein S11 — translation MAEKEKWGIANIYSSFNNTIITITDITGAETITQWSGGKVVRADRQESSPFAAMEAATRAADDAKEKGIVGLHIKVRAPGGNGPRTPGPGAQAAIRALARAGMRIGKIEDVTPIPHDGTGRPGGKRGRRV, via the coding sequence ATGGCTGAGAAGGAAAAATGGGGAATTGCAAATATTTACTCATCATTCAACAACACAATAATCACCATCACAGACATAACCGGTGCAGAGACCATAACACAGTGGTCCGGTGGTAAGGTTGTGAGGGCGGACCGTCAGGAGTCCTCACCCTTCGCTGCAATGGAGGCCGCAACAAGGGCAGCTGATGATGCAAAGGAGAAGGGCATCGTCGGCCTGCACATAAAGGTCAGGGCTCCTGGTGGAAACGGTCCAAGGACACCCGGACCAGGTGCACAGGCAGCCATAAGGGCACTGGCAAGGGCTGGAATGAGGATAGGTAAAATTGAGGATGTAACTCCCATACCTCACGATGGAACAGGTAGACCTGGAGGTAAGAGGGGAAGAAGGGTCTAA
- a CDS encoding DNA-directed RNA polymerase subunit D, producing MDIALKEKTDTEMVFVVSGVTVPFINAIRRICMMEVPKLAIEYVNMYRNDAKMFDEVLAHRLGLVPLAADPEFAESLKMPEECDCEEYCSECSVSLTLRKKGPGVVYSGDLVSETPAVKPVYPDIPLVKLGDDDELELEAVAQLGVGREHAKWEPTTACAYKYYPRIEFSEDCDECLECIEACPRDVLGEESGKPVVVDLENCSMCKSCVRACDKRAIDVGYEEGKFIFRIETDGSVDPKDVLLKACDILRDKAEQVITFCEGG from the coding sequence ATGGATATTGCTCTTAAGGAAAAAACTGATACCGAAATGGTCTTTGTGGTCAGCGGCGTCACGGTTCCATTCATAAACGCCATAAGGAGGATCTGCATGATGGAGGTCCCCAAACTGGCAATTGAGTACGTCAACATGTACAGGAACGACGCCAAGATGTTCGATGAGGTACTGGCCCACAGGCTGGGGCTTGTACCCCTTGCAGCTGACCCTGAATTTGCTGAATCCCTTAAAATGCCTGAGGAGTGCGACTGTGAGGAGTACTGCTCAGAGTGCAGTGTATCCCTCACCCTCAGGAAGAAGGGCCCGGGTGTTGTTTACTCAGGGGATCTTGTTTCAGAAACACCCGCAGTTAAACCGGTTTACCCTGACATTCCCCTTGTGAAGCTTGGAGATGATGATGAGCTTGAACTGGAGGCCGTCGCACAGCTGGGTGTGGGAAGGGAACATGCGAAATGGGAACCCACCACAGCATGCGCATACAAATACTACCCCAGGATAGAGTTCAGTGAAGACTGTGACGAGTGCCTTGAATGCATCGAGGCATGCCCGAGGGATGTTCTTGGAGAGGAATCAGGTAAACCCGTGGTTGTTGACCTTGAAAACTGTTCAATGTGCAAGAGCTGTGTCAGGGCATGTGATAAGAGGGCCATAGATGTGGGATACGAGGAAGGCAAGTTCATATTCAGGATAGAGACCGACGGATCAGTTGACCCAAAGGATGTTCTCCTTAAGGCCTGTGACATCCTCAGGGACAAGGCAGAGCAGGTAATAACATTTTGTGAAGGAGGCTAA
- a CDS encoding 50S ribosomal protein L18e — MVRKITKTNPNLIKLIRNLRKKSSQEGAAIWKDVARRLERPTRNRAAVNISKINRHSDEDETVLVPGKVLGSGNLDHRVQVVALSFSQTARDKIERAGGECLTLGKIVEENPAIKNIKIIE; from the coding sequence ATGGTAAGGAAGATTACCAAGACGAATCCCAATCTTATAAAACTCATACGTAATCTCAGGAAAAAATCATCCCAGGAAGGCGCAGCAATCTGGAAGGACGTTGCAAGGAGACTCGAAAGGCCCACAAGGAACAGGGCTGCAGTCAATATATCCAAGATAAACAGGCACTCCGATGAGGATGAAACAGTTCTCGTGCCTGGAAAGGTCCTTGGAAGCGGAAACCTTGACCACAGGGTCCAGGTTGTTGCCCTGTCATTTTCACAGACAGCAAGGGATAAGATCGAGAGGGCCGGGGGAGAGTGCCTGACACTCGGAAAAATTGTTGAAGAGAACCCGGCCATTAAGAACATAAAGATAATAGAATAA
- a CDS encoding 30S ribosomal protein S9: protein MKKVIHTSGKRKTAIARGTIREGKGRVRINKVPVELYTPELARLKIMEPLKLAGDVINDVDINVRVVGGGIVGQAEAARMVIARGLVDWTSDMDLKEKFVQYDRTMLVGDPRRSEPKKYGGRGARARRQKSYR from the coding sequence ATGAAGAAGGTTATTCACACAAGCGGCAAAAGGAAAACCGCCATTGCAAGGGGGACCATCAGGGAAGGTAAGGGTAGAGTGAGGATCAACAAGGTCCCGGTTGAACTCTACACACCTGAACTTGCAAGGCTCAAGATCATGGAACCACTGAAACTTGCCGGCGACGTTATAAATGACGTTGACATAAACGTCAGGGTCGTTGGTGGGGGTATAGTTGGACAGGCCGAGGCTGCAAGGATGGTCATCGCCAGGGGACTCGTGGACTGGACCAGTGACATGGACCTCAAGGAGAAGTTCGTACAGTACGACAGGACAATGCTGGTGGGAGACCCCAGACGTTCAGAGCCCAAGAAGTACGGGGGCCGAGGCGCCCGTGCAAGGAGACAGAAGAGTTACAGGTAG
- a CDS encoding DNA-directed RNA polymerase subunit N, translating to MIPVRCLSCGKPVSAYFNEYQRRVADGEDPKDVLDDLGLKRYCCRRMLISHVETW from the coding sequence ATGATTCCAGTAAGATGTTTAAGCTGCGGAAAACCTGTATCAGCCTATTTCAATGAGTATCAGAGGAGAGTGGCTGATGGAGAGGACCCCAAGGACGTGCTTGATGACCTGGGTCTCAAGAGGTACTGCTGCAGACGAATGTTAATTTCACATGTTGAGACATGGTAG
- a CDS encoding DNA-directed RNA polymerase subunit K, with the protein MASKKLTRFERARLIGARALQISMGARPLVEIKESLDPVDIARKELEKKVMPLDVRRDK; encoded by the coding sequence ATGGCGTCAAAAAAACTCACACGTTTTGAAAGGGCTAGGCTGATAGGTGCCAGGGCACTCCAGATATCAATGGGTGCAAGACCACTCGTTGAGATCAAGGAGTCACTGGACCCTGTTGATATAGCCAGAAAGGAACTTGAAAAGAAGGTCATGCCACTGGACGTTAGAAGAGACAAATAA
- the eno gene encoding phosphopyruvate hydratase, with protein MESIIEDVRVRKILDSRGNPTVEVDVITWNGFGRAAAPSGASTGSREVAAFPSGGVDEIITEVEDIISSELIGMDAVDLQDIDLVLKEIDGTENLSSLGGNTVVAVSMATAKAAASSYNMPLYRFLGGNLATSIPYPLGNMINGGAHAGKNAPDIQEFLVVPVGAEDITEAVFANAAVHKRIRELIQKKDPSFAGGKGDEGGWVPSLSNGDALEIQATACEEVTDELGVEVRPSLDLAASEFWDPEIEKYVYRQENVQKDTGEQIEFVKEIIETYDMYYVEDPLHEGDLEGFAELTSLVGDRCMICGDDIFVTNREILREGIEMGAANAIIIKPNQIGTLTDTYLTVKLALENRYTPVVSHRSGETTDDTIAHLAVAFGAPLIKTGAIGGERIAKLNELIRIQEEIPYSRMADLPF; from the coding sequence ATGGAAAGTATTATTGAAGATGTTAGAGTAAGGAAAATTCTTGACAGCAGGGGAAACCCGACGGTTGAGGTTGATGTTATAACCTGGAACGGCTTTGGAAGGGCTGCAGCCCCCAGCGGTGCAAGCACAGGTTCCAGGGAGGTTGCAGCCTTCCCATCAGGGGGGGTTGATGAGATAATAACAGAGGTCGAGGATATAATCTCCTCAGAACTCATAGGAATGGATGCAGTGGACCTCCAGGACATAGACCTCGTCCTAAAGGAGATCGACGGGACCGAAAATCTCTCATCTCTGGGAGGTAACACCGTGGTGGCTGTTTCAATGGCAACCGCAAAGGCAGCAGCATCATCCTACAACATGCCCCTCTACAGGTTCCTCGGCGGAAACCTTGCAACATCCATACCCTACCCCCTGGGTAACATGATAAATGGGGGGGCCCACGCAGGAAAAAACGCCCCTGACATACAGGAGTTCCTGGTTGTGCCTGTGGGTGCTGAGGACATAACCGAGGCGGTTTTCGCAAATGCAGCCGTCCATAAGAGGATAAGGGAGCTCATCCAGAAGAAGGACCCGTCCTTTGCAGGAGGTAAGGGTGATGAGGGCGGATGGGTGCCCAGCCTCTCAAACGGGGACGCCCTGGAGATACAGGCCACTGCCTGTGAGGAGGTAACAGATGAACTCGGTGTTGAGGTGAGACCATCGCTGGACCTTGCAGCGAGCGAATTCTGGGACCCTGAGATTGAGAAGTACGTCTACAGGCAGGAGAACGTCCAGAAGGACACAGGCGAACAGATAGAATTTGTTAAGGAGATAATTGAAACCTATGACATGTACTATGTCGAGGACCCCCTCCATGAGGGAGACCTTGAGGGTTTCGCCGAGCTGACATCCCTGGTTGGTGACCGCTGCATGATCTGTGGTGACGATATCTTCGTGACCAACAGGGAGATACTCAGGGAGGGTATAGAGATGGGTGCAGCCAACGCCATAATCATCAAGCCCAACCAGATAGGCACCCTCACAGACACCTACCTCACCGTCAAACTGGCCCTCGAGAACAGGTACACCCCTGTGGTTTCACACAGGTCAGGTGAGACAACAGATGATACCATAGCCCACCTTGCGGTGGCCTTCGGAGCACCCCTCATAAAGACAGGTGCAATAGGCGGTGAGAGGATAGCCAAACTCAACGAACTCATACGCATACAGGAAGAGATTCCATATTCAAGGATGGCTGATCTGCCATTTTAA